The Eremothecium cymbalariae DBVPG#7215 chromosome 7, complete sequence genome contains the following window.
AGCTTATTATCTCGGACACTAACTTGGAATCTATTGATGGTTTTGAGTCTTTGCAGTCTATCCAGATTCTaaatatcaacaataacaaAGCTTTGGCTACCATCAGGTCTCAGTTGAAGTCTGTCTCCAACGCTTTGGACGTTTCTTTCAATGGGCGTCAATCCAATGTTACTTTTGACAATTTGCAATGGGCCAACAACATTACCATGAGAGATGTGAACTCTGTATCCTTGAAGTCCCTAGAAAAAGTTAACTCCTCCATGAGTTTCCTAGAGACCTCTCTAGAAGAGCTAAAGATCAGTAATTTGACTAGCGTTGGTGGTACTTTGACTGTTACTGGCAATGATGACTTGAGTGAAGTTGACTTCCCATCCTTGACTGGTGTTTCTGGTGCTTTGGTTGTTGCGAACAACTCCAACTTGGAGCAAATCAACGGTTTCTCTAATGTTCAAACTGTTGGTAATGCCTTAATCATCAGTGGTAAATTCAACTCGCTTGACTTGGACAATCTAAAGAGTATTAAGGGTGGTGCTCAGGTCGAAACTACCTCCAGTAATTTCACTTGTGATGCATTGAAGGCGTTGCAAAAGGCTGGTGGTATTCAGGGTGATACTTTTGTCTGCAAGAATGGTGCTTCTTCAACCTCTATGCAGTTAGGTTCTGGTGGTTCCGGTACCGCTAGTGGACAAAGTACTGCCTCATCCACTGACGGCGCTAAATCTTCGGGTATTGCTGCTAACTTCGCTCCAGGTTCTTCCTTCATGGGTGCTGTTGCCGCTGTCGCTGTTGCCCTATTATAAGGGAgttattttaaaatgtaTTTGCCTCACTGACGTCTCTTCGAACCAAAGAAACGGGGGTTTAGACACcgttttttatttgtcaAATGATTGTTGCCTTTCCCCAACCTGCTTCTTATTCATAGGTAAGTGATATTGGGCTCTTATTTTGGCTGAGGAGCTCTTAAATGAAATTACTTTGAATtaaattgttttatatattattaatcGTCTGTGGAACTAAATAAACGAAAGCATTACTTTTACATTCACCCGTAAAGGTAATTCAGTGCTCTCTATTCTTCCGATTTAACTTGAATTTCTAGAATATACAGTATTTAGATAAAACATAATCACTTTAATACTCTGGGTTTTTATGTGGATAATTTGGTCTATTTCACCCTTagatttatatataaactgtaataaaaaaatacttACATCCTGAAAGATTATAGTCGAGGATGAGAGAAAGCACTTATATTTGTACTCAGACTGATCATTAAAGCCGGAAAGgatgtataatatatgttATATGTGTTTTGAATGTTACTGGATCAAGTAGAAGGCGTCCCTTAATGATTTCTACAAATGTTTGCACCTCTCGctcaaaaatttcattaaaattgacacaatattttccaaagcCTCCAACCAATCTTTGAGTTGCTTATTGACTTTCTCCTGGTCTGAACCCAGCTTAGCAAAGAAATCCTTCCTATATGGACATGCCTTCATTGTCAATTTGAATATCGGTCTTACCAACATACCGTGATATTGCACCAAAGTTTTACCATAAGCATCGGTGAAAGTTTTAGTCATTTCCAACTCTGGATGATCAACAGTTTCCCTGATTGCCTGAGCTGTGAATTGGAGTCCTCTTGTTAACCATAGCAATCCTTCTGACGCTGTTTTCTTACCTTGGTTGGATTCGTTTAAAACCAATTCCTGTAAGCTTAATGATTCAGAAGGATGCGACTTTAATCTATTGCGAACCTTGGTAATATTGCCATTCAAGTCCTTTTGGACAACGGAAAATGCAGCATTACCCAAtaaatcaaacaatttcACCAAACCTTCTGCAGCTTCTAGAAAATCAGGCGTAGAAATGTTATTGGATGAATCAATCAAAACCTCAGTAAAAGAGCGCTTTATTTCGTCGAAAAAAGTTGACATTGTTTAAATGTTAGTTTAGTATAAGGTAACCTCTTAGTATTAGAATATCTTCTTGCAATAGTAAAAGCCAGAAGACTGTTGCGTTTTGTTGATGTGTTAGATTGAGAAGATCGAAAGTTGCTCTTAGCAATTTTTAAACGTTCCGTGCCCCAAATGCTGAAAAGGGCTGAGCTGCtacaaatataaagaaTGAATGATGAGCAGAcgttttatattttaagtTCTCATTGGTAAAAGATAGAGAAAGAAGGACCTGTTTGTCCTTGGAAAGGTTATATGTAAGTTATTCATTCCTTCTATTTAACATATAGCAGGCTTAACTGTGTGATTcagaaaattaaaaactataattttatttaatgTGCATTTTAGTTAAGTTTGTTGAAAACGGAACTACGTTGTACCCCTTTGCCTTCTTCCAAGTTTCATCTTTTCAGAATAAGTTAGAGGCTTCTTAGGAGCTTCTGAGTTGGTTGAAGTGGAGGCAGGTAATATTGAAGGAGATGGAGTTGTTTCGATAGAGTCATCAGATTTACGGGCAGCGAACACGGGACTAGCAGTAGCCTTTTTATTCATCTTCGTCTCAatcatctcatcaattTCTCTCTGCTTACGTGCAGCTTCGTCCTTCTCTTTATTGCGCCTGGCACGCTCCTCGCGTTCCTTAGCAAGACGTTGTTCAAGTTGATACCTCTCCTGCTCTTCTTGCTCGGCAGCCAGTTCTTTCTTACGTATGGACACCAACTCCTCGAAACGCTGCCTGCGAATTTCGTCAAGCGCAGCTTTCTTTGCAGCTTTTAATTTGGCAGCATTTTCAACCCGCAAACTATCTATCTTTGATTTTTGAGCAATTACAATTTTAGCTTTGAATTCCTTATAGGATGGGAATATCTTAGACAATCGCTGGTTTAATGCAACACTTTCTTCGTGGTCCTTCTGattcttttccaacatcatttttttcaacttctggTAATTCTCCAAATCCTTATCCTTTTGAAGTTTGGCATCCTTTTCCCAAAGTGGTAGTTGAAGCTTTCTGTATGCTCTTTC
Protein-coding sequences here:
- a CDS encoding uncharacterized protein (similar to Ashbya gossypii ABL063C), which produces MQYKIALTSAALLIGAVQAQNSTSDVPSSCSIEAGATAVAQADLDKYSKCEKLVGDLLISGTADRMSLANVQEIDGSLTVNNATKLVSFSADSLQSISKSLNLRGLTVLEKASFGSLEEVSEIDFTTLPAVSNIITKLKSADKLIISDTNLESIDGFESLQSIQILNINNNKALATIRSQLKSVSNALDVSFNGRQSNVTFDNLQWANNITMRDVNSVSLKSLEKVNSSMSFLETSLEELKISNLTSVGGTLTVTGNDDLSEVDFPSLTGVSGALVVANNSNLEQINGFSNVQTVGNALIISGKFNSLDLDNLKSIKGGAQVETTSSNFTCDALKALQKAGGIQGDTFVCKNGASSTSMQLGSGGSGTASGQSTASSTDGAKSSGIAANFAPGSSFMGAVAAVAVALL
- a CDS encoding GLTP domain-containing protein (similar to Ashbya gossypii ABL064W), translated to MSTFFDEIKRSFTEVLIDSSNNISTPDFLEAAEGLVKLFDLLGNAAFSVVQKDLNGNITKVRNRLKSHPSESLSLQELVLNESNQGKKTASEGLLWLTRGLQFTAQAIRETVDHPELEMTKTFTDAYGKTLVQYHGMLVRPIFKLTMKACPYRKDFFAKLGSDQEKVNKQLKDWLEALENIVSILMKFLSERCKHL